A part of Paenibacillus sp. 481 genomic DNA contains:
- a CDS encoding carbohydrate ABC transporter permease: MKQNQMKPKSYAYGELSIMQKTVLYTVLMLLLVLFLFPLFWMASTSLKTIGQVFKLPMEWIPAVPQWSNYVEVFNVSPFGTYLWNTVWYTGITVFATVLSSSLVAFAFARLRARGSKVMFGLVLSTMMLPPQVVMIPQYMFFNKLGWVDSYLPLVVPSFTASAFLIFLLRQFYLGISQELDEAVKMDGGGYFTLYARILLPLSLPALATGAILEFMYRWNDLMGPLIYLNSAEKYPLSLGLANFTASYGSTPWHLLMAASLIAVTPPLLLFFFAQKHFIRGIVISGSKG, from the coding sequence ATGAAACAAAATCAGATGAAGCCAAAATCGTATGCCTACGGTGAGTTGTCTATTATGCAAAAGACGGTGCTATATACGGTATTAATGCTGTTGCTAGTCCTATTCTTGTTTCCGTTGTTCTGGATGGCTTCGACCTCGCTCAAAACGATTGGTCAAGTGTTTAAGCTGCCCATGGAATGGATTCCGGCTGTACCACAGTGGAGCAATTATGTGGAAGTGTTTAACGTCTCGCCATTTGGTACTTATTTATGGAATACCGTATGGTATACCGGAATAACGGTGTTTGCAACGGTACTATCTTCCTCGCTTGTGGCGTTTGCATTTGCTAGATTACGTGCACGAGGAAGTAAAGTTATGTTTGGACTTGTGTTGAGTACGATGATGCTGCCGCCGCAAGTTGTTATGATACCGCAATATATGTTTTTTAATAAATTAGGCTGGGTTGACTCGTATTTGCCGCTTGTCGTGCCGTCGTTTACCGCGAGTGCATTTTTAATTTTTTTGCTCCGTCAGTTCTATCTAGGTATTTCGCAAGAACTTGACGAAGCGGTCAAAATGGATGGCGGCGGATATTTTACGCTTTATGCGCGTATTTTGCTGCCGTTATCATTGCCTGCGTTGGCAACGGGGGCTATTTTGGAGTTTATGTACCGCTGGAACGATTTGATGGGGCCGCTTATTTATTTGAATAGTGCTGAGAAGTATCCGCTGTCGCTAGGCTTAGCGAACTTTACAGCTTCGTATGGCTCGACACCGTGGCACTTGTTGATGGCTGCCTCGCTCATCGCTGTAACTCCGCCGCTGCTGTTGTTCTTTTTTGCACAAAAACATTTTATACGCGGAATTGTCATTTCAGGCTCCAAGGGCTAG
- a CDS encoding carbohydrate ABC transporter permease — MNSPQQLATDRTMKVHKKSRRNSERAKEERAFWLFTSPWIIGFLLFTGGPMIVSLWLSFTTYDVVTAPKFVGLENFTALFQDALFFKSLTVTTYYVVLAVPFTIILSLIIAVLLNQNIKGLMFFRTMFYAPSIISGVSVAFLWSWLLNPDFGFVNNLLQQWFGIQGLGWFSDPDLVIPSMVLMQLTGLGGTMVIFLAGLQSLPKELYEAADLDGAGSARKFFRITVPLLSPVILFNSIMAIIASFQIFTQAYVITKGGPEWNSYFYVYYLFDTAFSQFRMGYASAQAWILFFIIFALTMLSLYVSKRYVYYEYSSRK, encoded by the coding sequence TTGAACAGTCCGCAACAACTTGCAACAGATCGTACAATGAAGGTGCATAAAAAGAGTCGGCGTAATTCGGAGCGGGCCAAGGAAGAGCGGGCGTTTTGGTTGTTTACATCACCATGGATTATCGGCTTTCTGCTGTTTACGGGAGGGCCGATGATCGTATCGCTCTGGTTAAGCTTCACCACATATGATGTGGTAACTGCCCCGAAATTTGTCGGCTTGGAAAACTTTACTGCCTTGTTCCAAGATGCGCTCTTTTTCAAGTCGCTCACGGTGACGACTTATTACGTCGTGTTAGCTGTTCCGTTTACGATTATTTTGTCGTTAATTATCGCGGTGCTACTCAATCAAAACATAAAAGGTTTAATGTTTTTTCGCACGATGTTCTATGCGCCGTCTATCATATCCGGTGTTTCGGTCGCTTTTTTATGGTCGTGGTTGCTTAATCCGGACTTTGGTTTTGTGAATAACTTGCTACAGCAATGGTTTGGAATTCAAGGTTTAGGTTGGTTTTCCGATCCTGATCTTGTCATACCTTCCATGGTGCTGATGCAGTTGACAGGGCTCGGTGGTACGATGGTTATCTTTTTGGCGGGGCTACAATCTTTACCTAAAGAATTGTATGAGGCAGCCGATTTGGACGGGGCAGGAAGTGCTCGGAAGTTTTTCCGCATTACCGTTCCGTTGCTCTCGCCTGTTATTTTGTTCAACTCGATTATGGCGATTATTGCTTCTTTTCAAATTTTTACGCAGGCTTACGTGATAACAAAGGGTGGGCCAGAGTGGAACTCGTATTTTTACGTGTACTATTTGTTTGATACGGCGTTTTCACAGTTCCGTATGGGATATGCGTCAGCACAGGCGTGGATCTTGTTCTTCATTATTTTTGCGCTGACGATGTTGTCGCTCTATGTCTCGAAACGCTACGTCTACTATGAATATTCGAGCCGCAAATAG
- a CDS encoding ABC transporter substrate-binding protein, whose protein sequence is MMMKQPVRTSRKLMLITLVFVMFVFSIVMTGCGSGSKSEDGDAVTISWLVTSNPAKMPWYEQTVKDFEAKHPNIKVKLMTFPYAQIDQKIQTMISGKSMADVWSANWSQAGFASFKQLDVLMDLTPYVEKEPNVVKGIDPRLLDIYKMDGKMYGLPMLNYGTFLFYNKDLLDAAGLPYPPADWEDKSWNWDKMVDYGKKLNDKSKQQYGLLYDEMPNKRAWLFGGDFFSAEAYKTGKMGEPAILKNPKNMEAMQKNADLVLKHQISPNPSQIEAMNQLGNPFMTGKVGMMIGGGWGFQNFKKAEFRWGAAALPYVEGRQISLYVDPWNIYKHTKHPKEAWTFVKFLMDPKGAAKTYAENTGATPVFDELLKKWYEDTAKAMEMKPEDVRRLNEGVIQYGRESDNHLIAKFESILKTTNQTMGAVNSGTKSVEEGLKDIDRNLRALKLNE, encoded by the coding sequence ATGATGATGAAGCAACCTGTGCGTACGTCGCGCAAACTTATGCTCATTACGCTTGTGTTCGTTATGTTTGTATTTTCGATTGTAATGACGGGCTGCGGTTCTGGTTCTAAAAGTGAAGATGGTGACGCGGTAACGATATCGTGGCTAGTCACCTCGAATCCGGCGAAAATGCCTTGGTATGAGCAGACAGTGAAAGATTTTGAGGCGAAGCACCCGAACATTAAAGTAAAGCTAATGACGTTCCCATACGCACAAATTGATCAAAAAATTCAGACGATGATTTCGGGCAAATCGATGGCTGACGTATGGTCAGCGAACTGGAGTCAAGCGGGCTTTGCTAGCTTTAAGCAGCTGGATGTGCTGATGGATTTAACGCCTTACGTGGAAAAAGAGCCGAACGTGGTGAAAGGCATCGATCCACGCTTGCTGGACATTTATAAAATGGACGGGAAGATGTACGGTTTGCCGATGCTGAACTACGGAACGTTCTTGTTCTACAACAAAGATTTGCTGGATGCTGCCGGTTTGCCTTATCCGCCTGCTGACTGGGAAGATAAGTCTTGGAATTGGGATAAGATGGTCGATTATGGCAAGAAGCTGAACGATAAAAGCAAGCAGCAGTACGGATTGTTGTATGATGAAATGCCGAATAAACGGGCATGGCTGTTCGGTGGAGATTTTTTCAGTGCGGAAGCTTATAAGACAGGGAAAATGGGCGAGCCTGCTATTTTGAAAAATCCCAAAAATATGGAAGCGATGCAAAAAAATGCGGATCTGGTGCTGAAGCATCAAATTTCACCTAACCCATCGCAAATCGAAGCGATGAATCAGTTAGGCAACCCATTTATGACAGGAAAAGTGGGGATGATGATTGGCGGAGGCTGGGGCTTCCAGAACTTCAAAAAGGCAGAGTTCCGTTGGGGAGCGGCTGCACTGCCATATGTGGAAGGACGTCAAATTTCACTTTACGTCGACCCATGGAACATTTACAAACATACGAAGCATCCAAAGGAAGCGTGGACATTTGTGAAGTTCTTGATGGACCCGAAAGGCGCTGCCAAAACGTATGCTGAAAATACAGGTGCTACACCTGTGTTCGATGAGCTGTTGAAAAAATGGTACGAAGACACAGCAAAGGCGATGGAAATGAAACCGGAAGATGTTCGACGCTTGAATGAGGGTGTGATTCAATATGGACGGGAGTCGGATAATCATCTGATCGCCAAGTTTGAAAGCATTTTAAAAACGACGAATCAGACGATGGGTGCTGTAAACAGCGGCACAAAATCGGTGGAAGAGGGCCTCAAAGATATTGATCGAAATTTACGTGCATTGAAGCTGAATGAGTGA
- a CDS encoding GNAT family N-acetyltransferase, whose product MQWGPLEESWLDAICELWNRELGQHFPMRKELFMQNCFRDVNVYAPASRIVRDDAGELCGFIVAKQWQESTYDVQYGEGSGWIQALVVRADTRNKGLGGQLLLHAEASLREAGVERIYLGRDPWHFFPGVPKALSHTRPWMERRGYTALYDVHDLVATYHKNEHIVEPTVAEDIQLRLLDHTDKDKMIAFFRACFPGRWAYEALRYWELNGSGREFIGLVKGEQMIGFCRVNDARSPFIAQNTYWAPSFDEELGGIGPLGVDPAYRGQGLGVALVEAGVAELRRRGLTSIVIDWTELVDFYAKFGFQPWKSYDLMVKSFK is encoded by the coding sequence GTGCAATGGGGTCCACTGGAAGAGAGTTGGCTTGACGCGATCTGCGAGTTATGGAATCGCGAGCTGGGACAACATTTTCCGATGCGTAAGGAACTTTTCATGCAAAATTGCTTTCGCGATGTAAATGTTTACGCACCTGCTTCTCGAATTGTTCGAGATGACGCGGGGGAGCTATGTGGGTTTATTGTCGCCAAACAGTGGCAGGAGAGTACATATGACGTACAGTATGGAGAAGGCTCCGGTTGGATTCAAGCACTCGTCGTACGCGCAGATACACGTAATAAGGGGCTTGGTGGACAACTGCTGCTCCATGCGGAGGCCTCATTACGAGAGGCGGGGGTAGAGCGAATTTATTTGGGGCGCGATCCGTGGCACTTTTTCCCTGGAGTTCCGAAAGCGCTATCACACACGCGGCCTTGGATGGAGCGAAGAGGATATACGGCTTTATATGACGTGCACGATTTAGTTGCTACGTATCATAAGAATGAACATATAGTAGAACCTACTGTGGCAGAAGACATTCAGCTACGTTTGCTAGATCACACAGATAAGGACAAAATGATCGCATTTTTCCGCGCCTGCTTTCCGGGGAGATGGGCTTATGAGGCTCTGCGTTACTGGGAGTTGAATGGCTCAGGAAGAGAGTTTATCGGTTTAGTGAAAGGTGAGCAAATGATCGGTTTTTGTCGCGTCAATGATGCTCGTTCGCCTTTTATCGCACAGAACACATACTGGGCTCCTAGCTTTGATGAGGAATTGGGAGGTATAGGCCCACTTGGGGTAGATCCGGCCTATCGAGGCCAAGGACTTGGAGTAGCTCTTGTGGAAGCGGGAGTTGCTGAACTTCGTCGTCGGGGTCTTACGAGCATCGTGATTGATTGGACGGAGTTAGTTGATTTTTATGCCAAATTTGGGTTCCAGCCATGGAAATCGTACGATCTGATGGTCAAATCGTTCAAGTAG
- a CDS encoding MFS transporter: MNRTFYTMLSGRSLANLASSLYLMTIVATVYTLTGSAALSGLVSFVRSIAILCSGLTLPYWYKKFGLSTVANLFLLVNFSLSATLTLSLPFLSETPTGPAFMVFIFVAMALIAYMEGCSSAAARALYVRIMPDDKRVQGNSLISTTGQMLSMFAWTVGGILVAQLGNVFVLQVSTALLLIGYIISSIVRDKQHAEPAAKANSSTWDGWRFLFTHPKLRIITWMDIVEGLTMGIWIGGITLVFVQEALLQDEAWWGYINTAYYMGTILGGILTMKLSQRINKQLIPTIIIGSFGVSIFVFAYAFVSNPYVALTLVLIMGPFYQLRDIAQSTYVQQHTPLDDQPNVFAAQHTISFIAFGLSVLIAGTLADLFGPRVVYILGGTLYFLSAASAFVLRRSQQQSDIS, encoded by the coding sequence ATGAATCGAACCTTTTACACCATGCTCTCAGGACGCTCCCTCGCTAATTTAGCAAGCTCACTCTATTTAATGACGATTGTCGCCACCGTATACACCCTTACTGGCTCTGCGGCACTTTCCGGACTCGTATCATTTGTTCGATCAATAGCTATTTTATGCAGCGGCCTGACGCTCCCTTATTGGTATAAAAAATTCGGCTTATCTACGGTAGCGAACCTTTTTTTACTCGTCAATTTTAGTTTATCAGCTACGCTGACTTTAAGCTTGCCTTTCCTATCAGAGACACCTACCGGACCCGCATTTATGGTCTTTATCTTTGTCGCAATGGCGTTAATTGCTTACATGGAAGGCTGTTCCTCCGCTGCTGCAAGAGCCCTTTATGTTCGTATTATGCCTGATGACAAGCGCGTTCAAGGTAATAGCCTTATTTCCACAACAGGACAAATGTTATCGATGTTTGCTTGGACCGTAGGCGGCATACTCGTCGCTCAGCTTGGTAATGTGTTCGTCCTGCAAGTGTCCACAGCACTTTTACTCATTGGTTATATCATTAGTAGTATCGTTCGCGATAAACAACATGCAGAACCAGCAGCTAAAGCAAATTCGTCCACTTGGGATGGCTGGCGCTTTTTATTTACGCACCCCAAGTTACGCATCATTACTTGGATGGACATTGTTGAAGGACTGACGATGGGCATATGGATCGGCGGTATTACGCTCGTCTTTGTGCAAGAGGCTCTGTTACAAGATGAAGCATGGTGGGGGTATATTAACACCGCTTACTATATGGGAACCATATTAGGCGGAATTCTCACGATGAAGCTATCTCAGCGTATTAATAAACAGCTTATCCCAACGATCATTATCGGCTCATTTGGTGTTAGTATTTTCGTGTTTGCCTATGCATTCGTTTCAAATCCGTATGTAGCCTTAACACTCGTCCTCATTATGGGACCTTTCTATCAGTTGCGGGACATCGCGCAAAGTACGTATGTTCAGCAACATACGCCGCTTGACGATCAGCCCAACGTATTTGCCGCTCAACATACGATTTCCTTTATCGCATTTGGTTTGTCCGTCTTAATCGCTGGAACGTTAGCAGACTTATTCGGCCCTCGTGTCGTATACATACTAGGTGGAACGCTTTATTTTCTCTCTGCTGCGTCCGCATTCGTACTGCGACGCTCGCAACAACAGTCCGACATCAGTTGA
- the ftsY gene encoding signal recognition particle-docking protein FtsY, with translation MSFFKKLKESIAAKTEQVTNIFKEGLEKTRKGLVEKVTELITRRKKIDEAFYEELEEILIGADVGVTTVMNLIDELRDEVKKRKIEEAADLQPILSEKLIGLLRSDEANKLNMNPNGMTVILFVGVNGVGKTTTIGKLAHRFKKEGKSVLLAAGDTFRAGAIEQLEVWGQRVGVDVIKQQAGSDPAAVMFDAVQAAKQRGVDVLLCDTAGRLQNKSNLMEELNKIFRVIQREVPDAPHEVLMVLDATTGQNALSQAKLFGEKSGVTGLVLTKLDGTAKGGIVIAIRQELNLPVKFVGLGEKMDDLQEFDSEQFVHALFAGLVQSETDEEAATEDEQKTE, from the coding sequence ATGAGCTTTTTTAAAAAGTTAAAAGAGAGCATTGCAGCGAAAACGGAGCAAGTGACGAATATTTTCAAAGAAGGACTAGAAAAGACACGCAAAGGCTTAGTTGAAAAAGTTACCGAACTTATTACACGTCGTAAAAAAATTGATGAAGCGTTCTACGAGGAATTGGAAGAAATCTTGATCGGTGCTGACGTTGGCGTGACAACGGTAATGAACTTGATCGATGAGCTGCGCGACGAAGTCAAGAAGCGCAAAATCGAAGAAGCGGCAGATTTGCAGCCGATTTTGTCTGAAAAACTGATTGGCTTGTTACGTAGTGATGAAGCGAATAAGCTGAACATGAACCCGAACGGGATGACGGTTATATTGTTCGTCGGTGTGAATGGCGTTGGTAAAACGACGACGATCGGCAAATTGGCACATCGCTTTAAGAAGGAAGGGAAGTCCGTTTTGCTAGCTGCGGGCGATACGTTCCGTGCTGGTGCGATCGAGCAGCTTGAAGTGTGGGGTCAACGCGTCGGTGTTGATGTTATTAAGCAGCAAGCGGGATCTGATCCCGCTGCGGTTATGTTCGATGCTGTTCAAGCAGCGAAGCAGCGTGGTGTAGACGTATTGTTATGTGATACGGCAGGACGTTTGCAGAACAAGTCGAACTTAATGGAAGAGCTAAACAAAATTTTCCGTGTCATTCAGCGCGAAGTTCCTGATGCACCACACGAGGTGTTGATGGTATTGGATGCGACGACGGGACAAAACGCATTGTCGCAAGCGAAGTTGTTCGGTGAGAAGAGCGGAGTTACAGGTCTGGTCTTGACCAAGTTGGATGGAACCGCAAAAGGTGGTATCGTCATTGCGATTCGTCAAGAGCTGAACTTGCCGGTTAAGTTCGTCGGCTTAGGTGAAAAGATGGACGATTTACAGGAGTTTGACTCGGAGCAGTTCGTGCACGCGTTGTTCGCAGGGCTTGTTCAAAGTGAAACGGACGAAGAGGCTGCAACTGAAGACGAGCAAAAAACGGAGTAA
- the smc gene encoding chromosome segregation protein SMC, translating into MFLKRLELTGFKSFADRTEMEFVQGITGVVGPNGSGKSNISDAVRWVLGEQSAKSLRGGKMEDIIFAGSDARKAVNYGEVSLTLDNSDQALSLDFNEVTVTRRVHRSGDSEYFINKQACRLKDITELFMDTGIGKEAYSIIGQGRIEEILSTRSEDRRGIFEEASGIVKYKTRKRDAQKKLDETELNMLRIHDLVVELEEQIGPLREQSEKARHYKQLREWLKTKEIAVYVHQIEQLHLAWQQANAKLNELKERELGLAAVVSEHDAQLEGHRLALRKLEEELERLQASLLHYSEEYEKCEGQGEVLRERKRNLTANEQQLKHSLATASERMQLKQLEAQGVREKLTAVEQELAETRRLIQAEEATLVGVVGGTSSDAEENLKGQLLEVMNQMAQQRNDIRYYEQQKEALQKRLDKMRTARSKREGERQELSKRMEDTKRRMETLTDDLAYIRNRYLQESEQIKQDEKLLEETQVATRKWQQKADALVSRRDTMQELQNDFDGFMLGVREVLKASRRTNGLQGVHGAVAELIRVPEELETAVETALGAALQHIVMENEAMSRTAIQFLKQRQLGRATFLPLDVIRPRSIHDTDRRIVEGIEGFVGVAADLVTSDKPYAHIVGSLLGNVLIAETLEDANRIAAKLQYRYRVVTREGDIVNAGGSMTGGSLNKKSANILGRQRQIEQLAAEIKDTESQLTQLTESVAELKHRTTTGVKRLDDLREQGEAKRIHEQQLSTEYTQLEKEAVQLGELLAMEAQELGHAQEELTTLNAGTMTAEARLAELKVDEDRLHVSIQTAEVARKANESAKEELQSSLTDMKVRQGKLDQESFSLTEQLKRADLDATAYEREYTQLTQSLIQVQIDLETVERETMKQTEDLNHYGVKKQESSKQIEFKRADRAEMVRQLELAESDTREQRTELKQVEESMRQTEIQATRLDVELDNILRKLSDEYEISYELAKQRYPVPENIDEAQDAVKDLKRQASALGEVNLGAIEEFERVNERYQYLSEQKNDLMEAKSTLYQVIKEMDDEMSKRFKATFEAIRKQFVIVFAKLFDGGRADLVLIDPERVLDTGIDIVAQPPGKKLQNLQLLSGGERALTAMALLFAILHVKPVPFCVLDEVEAALDESNVTRFALYLREFAEETQFIVVTHRKGTMEEADVLYGVTMEEGGVSKLVSVKLEDDEAIIA; encoded by the coding sequence ATGTTCTTGAAACGGTTGGAACTGACGGGCTTCAAATCGTTCGCTGATCGAACGGAAATGGAGTTCGTGCAAGGAATTACTGGTGTCGTAGGTCCGAACGGCAGCGGTAAAAGTAATATATCGGATGCCGTTCGCTGGGTACTTGGCGAACAAAGTGCGAAATCGTTGCGCGGTGGCAAAATGGAAGACATTATTTTTGCCGGTAGCGATGCGCGAAAAGCAGTCAACTACGGTGAAGTGTCACTAACGCTGGACAATAGTGATCAGGCGTTATCACTTGATTTTAATGAGGTTACCGTCACACGCCGCGTGCATCGTAGCGGAGACAGCGAATATTTTATTAACAAACAGGCGTGCCGATTAAAAGATATTACAGAACTGTTTATGGATACGGGTATCGGTAAAGAAGCGTACTCGATTATCGGACAGGGACGTATTGAGGAAATTTTGAGCACACGTTCAGAAGATCGTAGAGGTATTTTTGAAGAGGCATCAGGTATCGTAAAATACAAAACGCGTAAGCGCGACGCTCAAAAAAAGCTGGATGAGACCGAGCTTAATATGCTGCGTATCCACGACCTTGTCGTCGAGTTAGAGGAGCAAATCGGTCCGCTGCGCGAGCAGTCAGAAAAAGCACGTCATTACAAACAGTTGCGTGAATGGTTAAAAACGAAAGAAATTGCCGTTTACGTACATCAAATCGAACAGTTGCATCTGGCTTGGCAGCAAGCAAATGCTAAATTGAACGAATTGAAAGAGCGCGAATTAGGGCTTGCAGCTGTTGTTAGTGAGCATGATGCTCAGTTAGAGGGGCATCGCTTAGCACTGCGTAAGCTAGAGGAAGAGCTCGAACGATTGCAGGCGTCGCTTCTTCATTACAGTGAAGAATATGAGAAATGCGAAGGTCAAGGTGAGGTACTGCGCGAGCGTAAGCGTAATTTAACAGCTAATGAGCAGCAGTTAAAGCACTCGCTGGCGACAGCTTCAGAGCGTATGCAGCTCAAGCAGTTAGAAGCTCAAGGCGTACGCGAGAAGCTTACAGCCGTAGAACAAGAGCTAGCTGAGACGCGTCGCCTCATTCAAGCGGAGGAAGCAACGTTAGTTGGGGTAGTCGGTGGAACAAGTTCCGACGCGGAAGAAAATTTAAAAGGCCAGTTGCTTGAAGTCATGAATCAGATGGCGCAACAGCGCAATGACATCCGTTACTATGAGCAGCAAAAAGAAGCACTGCAAAAGCGGCTCGATAAAATGCGTACTGCTCGTTCTAAGCGTGAAGGAGAGCGGCAGGAGCTGAGTAAGCGTATGGAAGATACCAAGCGCCGTATGGAAACGTTGACGGATGACTTGGCTTACATACGTAACCGCTATTTGCAGGAAAGCGAGCAAATTAAGCAAGACGAAAAGTTGCTTGAAGAAACGCAAGTGGCGACACGTAAATGGCAGCAAAAGGCAGATGCACTCGTCTCACGTCGTGATACGATGCAAGAGCTGCAGAACGACTTTGACGGGTTTATGCTCGGTGTACGTGAAGTGTTGAAAGCTTCGCGGCGCACGAATGGCCTTCAAGGTGTGCACGGTGCTGTCGCGGAGCTTATCCGCGTACCGGAAGAGTTGGAAACAGCGGTAGAGACCGCGCTCGGAGCAGCGTTGCAGCATATCGTCATGGAGAACGAGGCGATGTCCCGAACTGCGATTCAATTTCTGAAGCAGCGTCAGCTTGGACGAGCTACGTTCTTACCATTGGATGTTATTCGCCCTCGTTCGATTCATGACACGGATCGTCGAATTGTAGAAGGAATTGAAGGCTTTGTTGGCGTAGCTGCCGATCTCGTAACATCAGACAAGCCTTACGCTCACATCGTGGGCAGTTTGCTTGGCAACGTCCTTATCGCCGAGACATTGGAAGACGCGAACCGCATTGCAGCCAAGCTGCAATATCGTTACCGTGTCGTCACGCGTGAAGGCGATATCGTCAATGCAGGTGGTTCGATGACGGGCGGTAGCTTAAACAAAAAGAGCGCGAATATTCTTGGCCGTCAGCGTCAAATTGAGCAGTTGGCAGCGGAAATTAAAGACACAGAGTCTCAATTGACGCAGTTGACCGAATCTGTGGCGGAGCTTAAACATCGTACGACTACGGGTGTGAAGCGATTAGACGACTTGCGTGAGCAGGGTGAAGCGAAGCGGATTCATGAACAGCAATTGTCGACCGAATACACGCAGCTAGAGAAGGAAGCCGTTCAACTCGGTGAATTGCTAGCCATGGAAGCGCAAGAATTAGGGCATGCGCAAGAAGAGTTGACGACGCTGAATGCAGGCACGATGACTGCGGAAGCTAGGCTAGCTGAACTCAAGGTGGATGAGGATCGTTTGCACGTATCTATTCAAACTGCTGAGGTAGCGCGTAAAGCGAATGAATCCGCTAAGGAAGAGCTGCAATCGAGTTTGACGGATATGAAAGTACGTCAAGGGAAGCTCGATCAGGAGTCGTTCTCGCTGACCGAGCAGTTGAAGCGGGCTGACTTGGATGCGACTGCGTATGAACGTGAGTATACGCAACTGACTCAATCGCTTATCCAAGTTCAGATCGACTTGGAGACGGTGGAACGCGAAACGATGAAGCAAACCGAAGATCTCAACCACTACGGTGTGAAAAAACAGGAATCGTCGAAGCAAATTGAGTTCAAGCGTGCGGACCGAGCGGAAATGGTTCGACAGCTGGAGCTGGCTGAAAGCGATACTCGCGAGCAGCGTACCGAGTTGAAACAGGTTGAAGAGTCGATGCGACAAACGGAAATTCAAGCAACTCGTCTTGACGTGGAGCTGGATAACATTCTTCGTAAGCTTAGCGACGAGTACGAAATTAGTTATGAGTTGGCGAAGCAGCGCTATCCGGTGCCTGAAAATATAGATGAAGCGCAAGACGCGGTAAAAGACTTGAAGCGTCAAGCTTCTGCGCTTGGTGAAGTGAATTTAGGCGCAATTGAGGAATTTGAGCGTGTTAATGAGCGCTATCAATATTTGAGCGAGCAAAAAAATGACTTGATGGAAGCGAAGTCGACATTGTATCAAGTCATTAAAGAGATGGATGACGAAATGTCGAAACGGTTTAAAGCGACATTTGAAGCGATTCGAAAGCAATTTGTCATCGTGTTTGCGAAGTTGTTCGACGGAGGACGGGCTGATCTTGTGCTCATTGATCCCGAGCGTGTATTGGATACGGGGATTGACATTGTTGCGCAGCCACCAGGCAAGAAGCTGCAGAACTTGCAGCTATTATCTGGCGGTGAACGTGCCTTGACTGCGATGGCGCTGTTGTTTGCGATCTTGCACGTCAAGCCGGTTCCATTCTGCGTGCTGGATGAGGTCGAAGCGGCGCTGGATGAATCGAACGTTACCCGTTTTGCGTTATATTTGCGTGAGTTTGCGGAAGAGACACAATTTATCGTCGTCACGCATCGCAAAGGAACGATGGAAGAAGCAGATGTATTGTACGGTGTGACGATGGAAGAAGGCGGGGTATCAAAGCTCGTCTCCGTCAAACTGGAAGATGACGAAGCAATCATTGCATAG